A window from Streptomyces sp. NBC_00271 encodes these proteins:
- a CDS encoding DUF2516 family protein: protein MLLTAFGGFLSLIFLAMLVLAVVALVMAAVAREDAYRAADKQNKMFWLIILGITVAVNLLVPIIFLQIAGLVATIVFFVDVRPALRQVSGGGRGRGGSSSDGPYGPYNGGR, encoded by the coding sequence GTGCTGTTGACGGCATTCGGCGGCTTCTTGTCGCTGATCTTCCTTGCCATGCTGGTGCTCGCCGTGGTGGCACTGGTGATGGCAGCGGTGGCTCGCGAAGACGCGTACCGCGCGGCCGACAAGCAGAACAAGATGTTCTGGCTGATCATCCTGGGCATCACGGTGGCCGTGAACCTGCTGGTCCCGATCATCTTCCTGCAGATCGCGGGGCTGGTCGCCACGATCGTCTTCTTCGTGGACGTGCGCCCCGCGCTCCGGCAGGTCTCCGGCGGTGGCCGGGGCCGCGGCGGAAGCAGCAGCGACGGCCCGTACGGCCCCTACAACGGAGGCCGCTGA
- a CDS encoding helix-turn-helix domain-containing protein: MVAQPEVSAWRSRVPGVVEVFHAHFTEYAYPMHVHEAWTLLIVDDGAVRYDLDRHEHGTPHDTVSLLPPHVPHNGSPVTAHGFRKRVVYLDGTHLGEDLIGSAVDGPDLRDPVLRLRVGQLHTALGHPGDELEAESRLTLIAERLRTHLRPSTPAATPRDSPSLARTLRELLDGHLTQGIGLDEAARLVHAHPAHLVRAFSGAYGIAPHQYLMSRRVERARRLLLEGRPPGEVASATGFYDQSHLTRHFKKFVGVTPGRYARSRPA, translated from the coding sequence ATGGTCGCTCAGCCGGAGGTCTCCGCCTGGCGCTCGCGCGTTCCGGGTGTCGTGGAGGTCTTCCACGCCCACTTCACCGAGTACGCCTATCCGATGCACGTGCACGAGGCCTGGACGCTGCTCATCGTCGACGACGGGGCCGTACGGTACGACCTCGACCGGCACGAGCACGGCACCCCGCACGACACGGTGTCCCTGCTGCCGCCGCACGTCCCGCACAACGGCTCCCCGGTCACCGCGCACGGCTTCCGCAAGCGCGTCGTCTATCTCGACGGCACGCATCTGGGCGAGGATCTCATCGGGTCCGCGGTGGACGGGCCCGACCTGCGTGACCCCGTGCTGCGACTGCGCGTCGGCCAGTTGCACACCGCGCTCGGTCACCCCGGTGACGAACTGGAGGCCGAGAGCAGACTGACGCTCATCGCCGAGCGGCTGCGCACGCATCTACGGCCCAGCACTCCCGCCGCCACCCCGCGCGACTCCCCCAGTCTCGCCCGCACCCTGCGCGAACTCCTCGACGGACACCTCACCCAGGGCATCGGCCTCGACGAGGCCGCGCGGCTCGTGCACGCGCATCCCGCCCATCTGGTACGGGCGTTCAGCGGCGCCTACGGCATCGCACCCCACCAGTACCTGATGTCCCGCCGTGTCGAACGGGCCCGCCGTCTCCTCCTCGAGGGCCGGCCGCCGGGCGAGGTGGCGTCGGCGACCGGCTTCTACGACCAGTCCCATCTCACCCGGCACTTCAAGAAGTTCGTCGGGGTGACTCCGGGGCGCTACGCACGCTCGAGGCCGGCGTGA
- a CDS encoding class I SAM-dependent methyltransferase yields the protein MTTRAASRPVGTVTRGTTNPNRLRRMDRWIAATHGAELHRSADPVAVDLGYGAAPWTAVELLTRLRAAAPRTRVVGVEIEPARVAAARPYEREGLVFRHGGFEVPVQGSPSLIRAANVLRQYDEEQVAEVWQRLCARLAPAGPGSRGGLLVEGTCDEIGRRHVWVALGPEGPRTVTFATRLGSLDRPSDLAERLPKALIHRNIPGEPVHAFLRDFDRAWAAAAPYASYGARQRWIRTVGDLTADWPVTDGISRWRQGEVTVRWEALAPRGAFA from the coding sequence ATGACAACCCGCGCCGCGTCCCGCCCCGTGGGTACGGTGACGCGCGGGACCACCAACCCCAACCGACTGCGCCGCATGGACCGCTGGATCGCGGCCACCCACGGCGCCGAGCTGCACAGAAGCGCCGACCCGGTGGCGGTCGACCTCGGATACGGGGCGGCTCCCTGGACCGCGGTCGAGCTGCTGACCCGCCTGCGCGCGGCCGCCCCCCGCACCCGCGTGGTGGGCGTGGAGATCGAGCCGGCGAGGGTCGCGGCGGCCCGGCCGTACGAGCGCGAGGGACTCGTCTTCCGGCACGGCGGCTTCGAGGTCCCGGTGCAGGGCAGCCCCTCGCTCATCCGCGCGGCGAACGTGCTGCGCCAGTACGACGAGGAGCAGGTCGCCGAGGTCTGGCAGCGTCTGTGCGCACGCCTCGCACCGGCGGGCCCCGGCTCCCGGGGCGGGCTGCTCGTCGAGGGCACCTGCGACGAGATCGGCCGTCGGCACGTCTGGGTCGCCCTGGGCCCCGAGGGCCCGCGCACGGTCACCTTCGCCACCCGCCTGGGCTCCCTGGACCGCCCGTCCGACCTCGCCGAGCGCCTGCCCAAGGCGCTGATCCACCGCAACATCCCGGGCGAGCCCGTGCACGCGTTCCTCCGCGACTTCGACCGCGCCTGGGCCGCGGCCGCGCCGTACGCCTCGTACGGCGCGCGGCAGCGCTGGATACGCACGGTCGGCGACCTGACGGCGGACTGGCCGGTGACGGACGGAATATCCCGCTGGCGCCAGGGCGAAGTCACGGTGCGCTGGGAGGCGTTGGCACCCCGCGGGGCCTTCGCGTAA
- a CDS encoding PP2C family protein-serine/threonine phosphatase, whose translation MPVPIPRQRAIPAAESGQAQGAFSPGGPSGEATGGPAGAVPAPQAATTPVDSTTNLTLLVIEDDPAGSLSVPEMLDAAGKPIRIRTARNLTEAERLLTDDVHCILLDLALPAPGRAATQSDDELTTLKHVLRLAPRHAVLALTASGDAERGAEAVRVGAQDYLFRDELDGRLLSRAIRYAVERKRSDKAERRLTESRLRAQENARLERGLLPTPLLEGSSLRFAARYRPGRSRALLGGDFYDTVRTPDGTVHAMIGDVCGHGPDEAALGVELRIAWRALTFAGLCGDELLSTLQQVLEHERENDEIFATLCTVDIAPDGRRAGLCLAGHPSPLISRPGRPAELLPYENGGPALGLLPGARWPRRQVELGGEWSLMLYTDGLIEGHIGEGKERLGQDGMVDLVRRRLAEGLAGEELLRATVNEVRDLNGGELTDDVAVLLLDRTP comes from the coding sequence ATGCCCGTACCCATACCGCGGCAGAGAGCGATCCCGGCCGCGGAGAGCGGTCAGGCTCAAGGCGCGTTCTCACCCGGCGGCCCATCCGGAGAAGCGACCGGCGGCCCGGCCGGGGCAGTACCGGCGCCCCAAGCCGCCACGACCCCGGTCGACAGCACCACCAATCTGACCCTGCTGGTCATCGAGGACGACCCGGCGGGTTCGCTCAGCGTGCCCGAGATGCTCGACGCGGCCGGCAAGCCGATCCGCATCCGCACCGCCCGCAACCTCACCGAGGCCGAGCGGCTGCTCACCGACGACGTCCACTGCATCCTGCTCGACCTCGCGCTGCCCGCCCCCGGCCGGGCGGCCACCCAGAGCGACGACGAGCTGACCACGCTCAAGCACGTGCTGCGGCTCGCGCCCCGGCACGCCGTGCTCGCGCTCACCGCCTCCGGTGACGCCGAGCGCGGTGCGGAGGCGGTGCGCGTCGGCGCCCAGGACTATCTGTTCCGCGACGAGCTGGACGGGCGGCTGCTGAGCCGCGCGATCCGGTACGCGGTGGAGCGGAAACGTTCCGACAAGGCCGAGCGCCGACTCACCGAGTCCAGGCTGCGCGCCCAGGAGAACGCCCGCCTGGAGCGCGGTCTGCTGCCGACCCCTCTCCTGGAGGGCTCCTCGCTCCGCTTCGCCGCGCGCTACCGCCCGGGGCGCTCCCGCGCCCTGCTCGGCGGCGACTTCTACGACACGGTCCGTACTCCCGACGGCACGGTGCACGCCATGATCGGCGACGTCTGCGGGCACGGGCCCGACGAGGCCGCGCTCGGCGTGGAGCTGCGCATCGCCTGGCGGGCGCTGACGTTCGCGGGCCTGTGCGGCGACGAACTCCTGTCCACCCTCCAGCAGGTCCTGGAGCACGAGCGCGAGAACGACGAGATCTTCGCGACGCTGTGCACCGTGGACATCGCGCCGGACGGGCGCCGCGCCGGGCTCTGCCTGGCGGGCCATCCGTCCCCGCTGATCTCCCGCCCCGGCCGGCCCGCCGAGCTACTGCCGTACGAGAACGGCGGCCCGGCGCTCGGCCTGCTGCCCGGTGCCCGCTGGCCGCGCCGGCAGGTGGAGCTGGGCGGCGAGTGGAGTCTGATGCTCTACACCGACGGCCTGATCGAGGGTCACATCGGCGAGGGCAAGGAGCGGCTGGGCCAGGACGGCATGGTGGACCTGGTCCGCCGCCGGCTCGCCGAGGGCCTGGCGGGCGAGGAGCTGCTGCGGGCGACGGTGAACGAGGTCAGGGACCTCAACGGCGGAGAACTGACGGACGACGTGGCGGTGCTCCTGCTGGACCGGACGCCGTGA
- a CDS encoding YbjN domain-containing protein: protein MADAASIIEQVLTEAELEWESPKAGSYVVKLPGTRKLSTTVSLIVGKHSLSLNAFVIRHPDENQEGVHRWLLERNLKLYGVSYAVDPLGDVYLVGKLPLVAVTPDEVDRLLGSVLEAADGAFNTLLELGFASAIRKEYAWRVSRGESTRNLDAFTHLTQRPAG, encoded by the coding sequence ATGGCTGACGCAGCGTCGATCATCGAGCAGGTCCTCACCGAGGCCGAGCTGGAGTGGGAGAGCCCCAAGGCGGGCTCGTACGTCGTGAAACTGCCCGGCACCCGCAAGCTCTCGACGACCGTGTCGCTGATCGTAGGCAAGCACTCCCTGTCGCTGAACGCCTTCGTGATCCGCCACCCCGACGAGAACCAGGAAGGCGTCCACCGCTGGCTCCTGGAGCGCAATCTCAAGCTCTATGGCGTGAGTTACGCGGTCGACCCCCTGGGGGACGTGTATCTGGTCGGCAAACTGCCGCTCGTCGCGGTCACGCCGGACGAGGTCGACCGGCTGCTCGGCTCGGTCCTGGAGGCCGCCGACGGCGCTTTCAACACTCTCCTTGAGCTCGGTTTCGCCTCCGCGATCCGCAAGGAGTACGCCTGGCGGGTGTCCCGCGGCGAATCGACCCGCAATCTGGATGCGTTCACCCACCTGACTCAGCGTCCCGCTGGCTGA
- a CDS encoding phosphoglyceromutase, producing the protein MADAPYKLILLRHGESEWNAKNLFTGWVDVNLNEKGEKEAVRGGELLKDAGLLPDVVHTSLQKRAIRTAQLALEAADRHWIPVHRSWRLNERHYGALQGKDKAQTLAEFGEEQFMLWRRSYDTPPPPLSDDSEFSQANDPRYASIPPELRPRTECLKDVVFRMLPYWYDGIVPDLLTGRTVLVAAHGNSLRALVKHLDGISDADIAGLNIPTGIPLAYELDADFKPLNPGGTYLDPDAAAAAIEAVKNQGKKK; encoded by the coding sequence ATGGCCGACGCACCGTACAAGCTGATCCTCCTCCGCCACGGCGAGAGCGAATGGAACGCGAAGAACCTGTTCACCGGATGGGTGGACGTCAATCTCAACGAGAAGGGCGAGAAGGAGGCAGTCCGCGGCGGTGAGCTGCTGAAGGACGCCGGCCTGCTGCCCGACGTCGTGCACACCTCGCTCCAGAAGCGCGCGATCCGCACCGCCCAGCTCGCGCTGGAGGCCGCCGACCGCCACTGGATCCCCGTCCACCGCTCCTGGCGTCTGAACGAGCGGCACTACGGCGCTCTCCAGGGCAAGGACAAGGCCCAGACCCTCGCCGAGTTCGGCGAGGAGCAGTTCATGCTGTGGCGCCGCTCGTACGACACCCCGCCGCCGCCCCTCTCCGACGACAGCGAGTTCTCGCAGGCGAACGACCCGCGCTACGCGTCGATCCCGCCGGAGCTGCGCCCCCGCACGGAGTGCCTGAAGGACGTCGTCTTCCGCATGCTGCCGTACTGGTACGACGGCATCGTCCCCGACCTCCTCACCGGCCGCACGGTCCTGGTCGCCGCCCACGGCAACTCGCTGCGCGCCCTCGTCAAGCACCTCGACGGCATCTCCGACGCCGACATCGCGGGCCTGAACATCCCGACCGGCATCCCGCTCGCCTACGAGCTCGACGCCGACTTCAAGCCGCTCAACCCCGGCGGCACGTACCTCGACCCGGATGCGGCCGCAGCCGCGATCGAGGCGGTCAAGAACCAGGGCAAGAAGAAGTAG
- a CDS encoding glycosyl hydrolase family 28-related protein, producing MSKEYVSITRRGLLGSAVAVAAATVTGGPATAATAVARPHDPGRVPTIWREFTRTPFTHPQIPYVGRAGHRGGSARFPRHPVVADVRAYGAVADGTTDCAPAINRAIAAAGRAGGGTVLIPPGTFRIDDLIRIGHSNVVLRGAGSDRTKLYATRNLTELIGVYGSRYGGDKSSWSWAGGLIWLAPTARWDSLVAAIKDKAWPFEGWTGNKRDEWETLTTVAPATRGSWSVTVADPRPLKPGRLVLLRLADDADHTLLEHMAGGGPGPEAYYWDDKTKLTSYVPYEWPVRITRVRGRKVTLERPLPLDVRPEWDPRLTTHVEPLTGSGVEGLTLEAVETPQSPHLLDKGYNGVVLQCAYDCWVDDVTVRHVDNGFGFVAASACTLRRTRVAGRGSHHPYFCREGSHDNLVEDFTIEQRTVPAPPNTQLHGINVEGLSSYNVWSRGDLRMGTFDSHRGLPFANVRTDITVDNNGRHGGDASAGPLFGARFTHWNVRVTNGRAGLMKIDGLAPYSATVGLNEVTEFDQIDVPDFTGDLHSRLELYGTTDVVRPRNLYEAQRDL from the coding sequence ATGAGCAAGGAGTACGTGAGCATCACCAGACGGGGCTTGCTCGGCAGCGCCGTGGCCGTGGCGGCCGCCACGGTGACCGGCGGACCGGCGACGGCCGCGACCGCTGTCGCACGCCCCCACGACCCAGGTCGAGTCCCCACCATCTGGCGCGAGTTCACCCGCACCCCCTTCACCCATCCGCAGATCCCGTACGTCGGCAGGGCCGGCCACCGGGGCGGGTCGGCGCGCTTCCCCCGCCACCCCGTCGTGGCCGACGTCCGCGCCTACGGCGCCGTGGCGGACGGCACCACGGACTGCGCGCCCGCGATCAACCGTGCCATCGCCGCTGCCGGGAGGGCCGGCGGTGGCACGGTACTCATCCCGCCCGGCACCTTCCGCATCGACGACCTCATCCGCATCGGCCACTCGAACGTCGTGCTGCGCGGCGCCGGAAGCGACCGTACGAAGCTGTACGCGACCAGGAACCTCACCGAGCTGATCGGCGTCTACGGCTCGCGCTACGGCGGCGACAAGTCGTCCTGGTCCTGGGCGGGCGGCCTCATCTGGCTCGCGCCCACGGCCCGTTGGGACTCCCTCGTCGCCGCCATCAAGGACAAGGCCTGGCCCTTCGAGGGCTGGACCGGCAACAAGCGCGACGAGTGGGAGACCCTGACGACCGTCGCCCCCGCCACCCGCGGCTCCTGGTCGGTGACGGTCGCCGACCCCCGCCCGCTGAAGCCGGGCCGGCTCGTCCTCCTGCGGCTCGCCGACGACGCCGACCACACCCTCCTGGAGCACATGGCGGGCGGCGGTCCGGGTCCTGAGGCGTACTACTGGGACGACAAGACCAAGCTCACGAGTTACGTCCCCTACGAGTGGCCCGTACGCATCACGCGGGTGCGGGGCAGAAAGGTCACCCTGGAGCGCCCGCTGCCCCTCGACGTACGCCCCGAGTGGGACCCGCGTCTGACCACCCACGTCGAGCCGCTGACCGGCTCCGGCGTCGAAGGCCTCACCCTGGAGGCCGTCGAGACGCCGCAGTCCCCGCATCTCCTCGACAAGGGCTACAACGGGGTCGTCCTCCAGTGCGCGTACGACTGCTGGGTCGACGACGTGACGGTCCGCCACGTCGACAACGGCTTCGGATTCGTCGCCGCCTCCGCCTGCACCCTGCGCCGCACCCGTGTGGCGGGTCGTGGCTCGCACCACCCGTACTTCTGCCGCGAGGGCTCGCACGACAACCTCGTCGAGGACTTCACCATCGAACAGCGCACGGTCCCGGCCCCGCCGAACACCCAGCTCCACGGCATCAACGTGGAAGGCCTCTCCTCCTACAACGTCTGGTCGCGCGGCGACCTGCGGATGGGCACCTTCGATTCCCACCGGGGCCTGCCCTTCGCCAACGTCCGCACCGACATCACCGTCGACAACAACGGCCGGCACGGCGGCGACGCGAGCGCCGGTCCGCTCTTCGGCGCACGCTTCACCCACTGGAACGTACGTGTCACGAACGGCCGTGCGGGGCTGATGAAGATCGACGGTCTGGCGCCCTACTCCGCCACCGTCGGCCTCAACGAGGTGACCGAGTTCGACCAGATCGACGTCCCCGACTTCACCGGAGACCTGCACTCCCGCCTGGAGCTGTACGGGACCACGGACGTCGTACGCCCGCGCAATCTGTACGAGGCCCAGCGGGACCTCTGA
- a CDS encoding DUF2000 family protein: MQRTYKTAPYGGRQSRRMNSEPIRFDTKIVVLLRDDLEPWQRLNVTSFLVSGLGTQVPEVIGEPYEDADGVPYLPMFRQPVLVFEGTKEVLVAAHGRALSRALPRAVFTSDLFSTGNDRDNRAAVRAVATAGLDVVGLAVYGPRNAVDKVVKGARMHP; encoded by the coding sequence ATGCAAAGAACGTACAAGACGGCGCCGTACGGCGGTCGGCAGTCTCGACGTATGAACAGCGAACCGATCCGCTTCGACACGAAGATCGTCGTCCTGCTGCGGGACGACCTTGAGCCCTGGCAACGTCTGAACGTCACATCCTTCCTGGTCAGCGGCCTGGGCACACAGGTCCCCGAGGTGATCGGGGAGCCGTACGAGGACGCGGACGGGGTGCCGTATCTGCCGATGTTCCGGCAGCCCGTGCTGGTCTTCGAGGGGACGAAGGAGGTCCTTGTGGCGGCACACGGCAGGGCGCTCAGCCGTGCGCTGCCCCGGGCCGTCTTCACGTCGGATCTCTTCAGCACCGGCAACGACCGGGACAACCGGGCGGCGGTGCGGGCTGTCGCCACGGCTGGACTGGATGTGGTGGGGCTGGCCGTGTACGGGCCTCGGAACGCGGTGGACAAGGTGGTGAAGGGGGCGCGGATGCATCCGTGA
- a CDS encoding MDR family MFS transporter yields the protein MPLAVMRRAARETVSGLPREFWWLWTSTLVNRLGAFVATFMALYLTLDRGYSASYAGLVASLHGLGGVVSSLGAGVMTDRLGRRPTLLVAQTSTAASVALLGFMHDPVSIAAVAFLVGMASNASRPAVQAMMADIVRPEDRVRAFSLNYWAINLGFAVSSMAAGFIAEFSYLAGFLIEAGMTLVCALVVFAKLPESRPVQNAKEAKDDVGLGTVLRDRRFMSVVGLSFLVALVFQQGSVGLPVAMGEAGFTPADYGMAIAVNGVLIVVLQIPVTRFIQHRDPRRLLVISSVLAGYGFGLTAFAGSVGVYALTVCVWTLAEIVNAPTQTGLVVQLSPTHGRGRYQGMYTLSWSLAALIAPLMSGVVIDRFGAEWLWGLCALVGTVAGLGYGLLMRRLPTEEPAVEAGPAVAKPEVSAA from the coding sequence ATGCCACTCGCCGTCATGCGACGCGCCGCCCGAGAGACCGTCTCGGGGCTCCCCCGCGAGTTCTGGTGGCTGTGGACCAGCACCCTGGTCAACCGACTCGGTGCTTTTGTCGCCACTTTCATGGCTCTGTACCTGACGCTCGACCGCGGCTACTCCGCCTCGTACGCGGGTCTCGTGGCGTCCCTGCACGGGCTCGGCGGTGTCGTCTCCTCGCTCGGCGCGGGCGTGATGACCGACCGGCTCGGGCGCCGGCCCACGCTCCTCGTCGCACAGACCTCCACGGCCGCCTCCGTCGCACTGCTCGGCTTCATGCACGACCCGGTGAGCATCGCCGCGGTCGCCTTCCTGGTCGGAATGGCCAGCAACGCCTCCCGGCCCGCCGTCCAGGCGATGATGGCCGACATCGTGCGGCCCGAGGACCGCGTCCGGGCGTTCTCCCTCAACTACTGGGCGATCAACCTCGGCTTCGCCGTCTCCTCCATGGCCGCCGGTTTCATCGCCGAGTTCAGCTACCTCGCGGGCTTCCTCATCGAGGCCGGCATGACCCTCGTCTGCGCGCTGGTCGTCTTCGCGAAGCTGCCCGAGTCCCGGCCGGTGCAGAACGCCAAGGAAGCGAAGGACGACGTCGGCCTCGGGACCGTGCTGCGCGACCGGCGCTTCATGAGCGTCGTCGGCCTGTCCTTCCTTGTCGCCCTGGTCTTCCAGCAGGGCTCCGTGGGCCTCCCCGTCGCGATGGGCGAGGCGGGCTTCACCCCGGCCGACTACGGCATGGCGATCGCCGTCAACGGCGTCCTCATCGTCGTGCTGCAGATCCCGGTCACCCGTTTCATCCAGCACCGGGATCCGCGCCGGCTGCTCGTGATCTCCTCGGTCCTCGCCGGGTACGGCTTCGGGCTCACCGCCTTCGCCGGGTCGGTCGGCGTCTACGCGCTCACCGTGTGCGTGTGGACCCTGGCCGAGATCGTCAACGCGCCCACCCAGACGGGCCTGGTCGTCCAGCTTTCCCCGACCCACGGCCGGGGCCGCTACCAGGGCATGTACACCCTCTCCTGGTCACTCGCCGCGCTGATCGCTCCCCTGATGTCCGGCGTGGTCATCGACCGGTTCGGGGCCGAGTGGCTGTGGGGGCTGTGCGCGCTGGTGGGCACGGTGGCCGGGCTCGGGTACGGCCTGCTGATGCGACGGCTGCCCACGGAGGAACCGGCGGTGGAGGCCGGCCCGGCGGTGGCGAAGCCCGAGGTCAGCGCGGCCTGA
- a CDS encoding C40 family peptidase, giving the protein MGSGKRSLTTAAMVLACACAVLSAPGVAYASPTPAPTRTPTPTPTTSPAGKDLEAIRKKLDALYHDAAVATDAYNAAEEQAKQQSAEIVDLAREIVKGQDKLDELKDRAGAAARAQYRGGGLPPEMRLWLSDNPQQYLDGAGRVLQGEHATKGLLAEMTRTQQDLEQYAKDASAQWQKLEANRQAKATAQKEIKKQIAAAEKLESQLQKKEKERLAKLEEEAAYKAQTAWLSSGVLAEISGKASEQGKKAVKFATDQIGKPYEWGAEGPGSYDCSGLTSQAWAAAGHGIPRTSQEQWRQLPHVDVKDMRPGDLIIYFDDASHVAMYIGDGAIVHAPRPGRTVTITGAGSMPILGIVRPDA; this is encoded by the coding sequence ATGGGATCCGGCAAGCGGAGCCTGACCACGGCGGCCATGGTTCTGGCCTGCGCCTGCGCGGTGCTTTCGGCACCGGGTGTGGCGTACGCGAGCCCGACACCAGCGCCCACGCGCACACCGACGCCGACTCCGACAACCTCGCCGGCCGGCAAGGACCTCGAGGCGATCCGCAAGAAGCTGGACGCTCTCTACCACGACGCGGCGGTCGCCACGGACGCGTACAACGCCGCCGAGGAGCAGGCCAAGCAGCAGTCGGCCGAGATCGTCGACCTGGCCCGCGAGATCGTCAAGGGCCAGGACAAGCTGGACGAGTTGAAGGACCGCGCGGGCGCCGCGGCCCGGGCGCAGTACCGGGGCGGCGGTCTGCCGCCCGAGATGCGGCTGTGGCTGAGCGACAACCCCCAGCAGTACCTGGACGGCGCGGGGCGGGTGCTCCAGGGCGAGCACGCGACCAAGGGCCTGCTCGCCGAGATGACCCGCACGCAGCAGGACTTGGAGCAGTACGCGAAGGACGCCTCCGCTCAGTGGCAGAAGCTGGAGGCCAACCGCCAGGCCAAGGCCACGGCGCAGAAGGAGATCAAGAAGCAGATCGCCGCCGCCGAGAAGCTGGAGTCCCAGCTCCAGAAGAAGGAGAAGGAGCGGCTGGCGAAGCTCGAGGAGGAGGCCGCGTACAAGGCGCAGACGGCCTGGCTGAGTTCCGGCGTCCTCGCCGAGATCAGCGGCAAGGCGTCCGAGCAGGGCAAGAAGGCGGTGAAGTTCGCCACCGACCAGATCGGCAAGCCGTACGAGTGGGGCGCCGAGGGCCCGGGCTCGTACGACTGCTCGGGGCTGACCTCACAGGCCTGGGCCGCCGCCGGCCACGGCATTCCGCGCACCTCGCAGGAGCAGTGGAGACAGCTTCCCCATGTCGACGTCAAGGACATGCGCCCCGGCGACCTGATCATCTACTTCGACGACGCCAGCCATGTCGCGATGTACATCGGCGACGGCGCGATCGTGCACGCGCCGCGCCCGGGCCGGACGGTGACGATCACGGGGGCCGGGTCCATGCCGATACTGGGGATCGTACGACCGGACGCGTGA
- the mshA gene encoding D-inositol-3-phosphate glycosyltransferase, whose product MSQYVSRLGRRSPATPSRLRLHRRPRRVAMLSVHTSPLHQPGTGDAGGMNVYIVELAQRLAAINIEVEIFTRATTAALPPTVELAPGVLVRHVDAGPYEGLAKEDLPAQLCAFTHGVMQAWAGHRPGYYDLVHSHYWLSGHVGWLAAERWGAPLVHAMHTMAKVKNAALAEGDTPEPAARVIGETQIVRAADRLIANTSEEADELARHYEAEPGKVAVVHPGVNLDRFRPADGRAAARARLGLPQDALIPLFAGRIQPLKAPDVLLRAVAVLLDERPELRGNIVVPVVGGPSGTGLAKPEGLQKLAARLGIADVVRFRPPVDQEQLADWFRAASVLVMPSYSESFGLVAIEAQAAGTPVLAAEVGGLPVAVRHQETGFLIPGHDPVAYARVLRDFADDQALSARMGEAAARHAQRFGWDTAAAATADVYTAAVQAHRRKVRAHQG is encoded by the coding sequence GTGAGCCAGTACGTCAGCAGGCTCGGGCGACGCTCCCCGGCGACGCCCTCACGGCTCAGGCTGCACCGAAGGCCCCGTCGCGTCGCGATGCTCTCCGTCCACACCTCTCCGCTGCACCAGCCCGGCACCGGCGACGCCGGCGGCATGAACGTCTACATCGTGGAGCTCGCCCAGCGCCTCGCCGCGATCAACATCGAGGTCGAGATCTTCACCCGGGCCACCACGGCCGCCCTCCCGCCGACCGTCGAACTGGCCCCCGGCGTCCTCGTCCGGCACGTCGACGCGGGCCCGTACGAGGGCCTCGCCAAGGAGGACCTGCCCGCCCAGCTGTGCGCCTTCACGCACGGCGTCATGCAGGCCTGGGCCGGGCACCGCCCCGGTTACTACGACCTCGTGCACTCGCACTACTGGCTCTCCGGCCACGTCGGCTGGCTCGCCGCCGAACGCTGGGGCGCGCCCCTGGTGCACGCGATGCACACCATGGCCAAGGTCAAGAACGCCGCGCTCGCCGAGGGCGACACCCCCGAGCCCGCCGCCCGTGTCATCGGCGAGACCCAGATCGTGCGCGCCGCCGACCGCCTCATCGCCAACACCTCCGAAGAGGCCGACGAGCTCGCCCGCCACTACGAGGCCGAGCCTGGCAAGGTGGCCGTCGTCCACCCGGGCGTCAACCTCGACCGCTTCCGCCCGGCCGACGGCCGCGCCGCCGCCCGCGCCCGCCTCGGGCTCCCGCAGGACGCGCTGATCCCGCTCTTCGCGGGCCGCATACAGCCCCTGAAGGCCCCCGACGTGCTGCTGCGCGCGGTCGCCGTCCTCCTGGACGAGCGCCCCGAACTGCGCGGCAACATCGTCGTCCCCGTGGTGGGCGGCCCCAGCGGTACCGGTCTCGCCAAGCCCGAGGGGCTGCAGAAGCTCGCCGCCCGGCTCGGGATCGCCGATGTCGTGCGCTTCAGGCCGCCCGTCGACCAGGAGCAGCTCGCGGACTGGTTCCGGGCCGCGTCGGTGCTGGTCATGCCCTCCTACAGCGAGTCCTTCGGGCTGGTCGCCATCGAGGCGCAGGCGGCCGGCACGCCGGTCCTGGCGGCCGAGGTCGGCGGGCTGCCCGTCGCCGTGCGCCACCAGGAGACCGGATTCCTGATCCCTGGGCACGATCCCGTCGCCTACGCGCGCGTGCTGCGCGATTTCGCCGACGACCAGGCGCTGTCGGCCCGGATGGGCGAGGCCGCCGCCCGGCACGCGCAGCGCTTCGGCTGGGACACCGCGGCCGCCGCCACGGCGGACGTGTACACGGCGGCGGTACAGGCCCACCGCCGCAAGGTGCGCGCCCACCAGGGCTGA